A single window of Streptomyces cathayae DNA harbors:
- a CDS encoding GTP-binding protein — protein MIFGRSERGKPPVEPVTLKILVAGGFGVGKTTLVGAVSEIRPLRTEELLTEAGRPVDDLSGVEAKNTTTVAMDFGRITLREDLVLYLFGTPGQERFWFMWDELAEGALGAVVLADTRRLEDCFAAVDYFERRSIPFLVGVNCFEGAPRHPVEDVRRALDLDAHVPLVMGDARDRESVKEVLIGVVQHAMAQAAQRRRTVTV, from the coding sequence ATGATCTTCGGGCGTTCTGAGCGCGGCAAACCCCCGGTCGAGCCCGTCACGCTCAAGATCCTGGTGGCCGGTGGCTTCGGCGTGGGCAAGACCACGCTCGTCGGAGCGGTCAGCGAGATCAGGCCGCTGCGCACCGAGGAACTGCTCACCGAGGCGGGACGCCCGGTCGACGACCTCAGTGGTGTGGAGGCGAAGAACACCACCACCGTGGCCATGGACTTCGGCCGCATCACGCTCCGCGAGGATCTGGTGCTGTACCTCTTCGGGACTCCCGGCCAGGAGCGGTTCTGGTTCATGTGGGACGAGCTGGCCGAGGGTGCCCTCGGGGCTGTGGTGCTCGCCGACACCCGGCGGCTGGAGGACTGCTTCGCGGCCGTCGACTACTTCGAGCGGCGCTCCATACCGTTCCTCGTCGGCGTCAACTGCTTCGAGGGAGCCCCGCGTCACCCGGTCGAGGACGTCCGACGGGCCCTCGACCTCGACGCGCACGTACCGCTCGTGATGGGCGACGCCCGGGACCGCGAGTCGGTCAAGGAAGTGCTCATCGGTGTCGTCCAGCACGCCATGGCACAGGCGGCCCAGCGCCGCCGGACCGTCACCGTCTGA
- a CDS encoding acetoacetate--CoA ligase encodes MSTENPQPLWQPDPQRIARARITTFQAWAAERHGAPAEGGYAALHRWSVDEPETFWKAVTEWFDVRFSTPYARVLGDRSMPGAQWFPGATLNYAEHALRAAAARADEPALLHVDETHDPRPVTWAELRRRVGSLAAELRALGVRPGDRVSGYLPNIPQAVVAFLATAAVGGVWTSCAPDFGARSVLDRFQQVEPVVLFTVDGYRYGGKEHDRRDVVAELRRELPTLRAVVHIPLLGTDAPDGALDWSALTSADTEPVFEQVPFEHPLWVLYSSGTTGLPKAIVQSQGGILVEHLKQLGLHCDLGPEDRFFWYTSTGWMMWNFLVSGLLTGTTIVLYDGSPGYPDTGAQWRIAERTGATFYGTSAAYVMACRKADVHPARDFDLSAVQCVATTGSPLPPDGFRWLHDEFAESGADLWIASVSGGTDVCSCFAGAVPTLPVYIGELQAPGLGTDLQSWDPSGTPLTDEVGELVVTHPMPSMPIHFWNDPDGSRYHDSYFDTYPGVWRHGDWITLTSRGSVVIHGRSDSTLNRQGVRMGSADIYEAVERLPQIKESLVIGVEQPDGGYWMPLFVHLTPGTVLDEDLKGLIRRTIREQLSPRHVPDEIIEVPGVPHTLTGKRIEVPVKRLLQGTPLEKAVNPGSVDDLALLTFYEDLARRRT; translated from the coding sequence ATGTCGACCGAGAACCCCCAGCCGCTCTGGCAGCCTGATCCACAGCGCATCGCCCGGGCCAGGATCACCACGTTCCAGGCATGGGCCGCCGAGCGGCACGGTGCCCCCGCCGAGGGCGGTTACGCGGCACTGCACCGCTGGTCCGTGGACGAGCCGGAAACCTTCTGGAAGGCCGTCACGGAGTGGTTCGACGTCCGCTTCTCGACCCCCTACGCACGCGTGCTGGGCGACCGCTCGATGCCCGGCGCCCAGTGGTTCCCCGGTGCCACCCTCAACTACGCCGAACACGCCCTCCGCGCGGCGGCCGCCCGCGCGGACGAGCCGGCGCTCCTGCACGTCGACGAGACCCATGACCCCAGGCCCGTCACCTGGGCCGAGCTGCGCCGCCGGGTCGGCTCCCTCGCCGCCGAGCTGCGCGCCCTGGGCGTACGTCCCGGAGACCGCGTCAGCGGCTACCTCCCCAACATCCCGCAGGCCGTCGTCGCCTTCCTGGCCACCGCGGCGGTGGGCGGCGTGTGGACCTCCTGCGCACCCGATTTCGGCGCCCGCAGCGTGCTCGACCGTTTCCAGCAGGTCGAACCGGTCGTCCTGTTCACCGTCGACGGATACCGCTACGGCGGAAAGGAGCACGACCGCCGCGACGTCGTCGCCGAACTCCGCCGTGAACTGCCCACCCTGCGTGCGGTCGTGCACATCCCCCTGCTCGGGACCGACGCCCCCGACGGAGCGCTGGACTGGTCGGCCCTGACCTCCGCGGACACCGAACCGGTCTTCGAGCAGGTGCCTTTCGAGCATCCGTTGTGGGTGCTCTACTCGTCCGGTACCACCGGACTGCCGAAGGCGATCGTCCAGTCCCAGGGCGGCATCCTGGTCGAACACCTCAAGCAGCTCGGACTGCACTGCGACCTGGGTCCGGAGGACCGTTTCTTCTGGTACACGTCGACCGGCTGGATGATGTGGAACTTCCTCGTCTCCGGCCTCCTCACCGGAACGACGATCGTCCTGTACGACGGCAGTCCCGGCTACCCGGACACGGGCGCCCAGTGGCGGATCGCCGAACGCACCGGCGCCACCTTCTACGGCACCTCCGCCGCGTACGTCATGGCCTGCCGCAAGGCCGACGTGCACCCCGCCCGCGACTTCGACCTCTCCGCGGTGCAGTGCGTCGCCACCACCGGCTCCCCCCTGCCGCCCGACGGCTTCCGCTGGCTGCACGACGAGTTCGCCGAGAGCGGGGCCGACCTGTGGATCGCCTCCGTCAGCGGCGGTACGGACGTCTGCTCCTGCTTCGCGGGAGCCGTACCCACCCTCCCCGTGTACATCGGCGAGCTGCAGGCACCCGGTCTGGGCACCGACCTGCAGTCCTGGGACCCGAGCGGCACACCCCTGACCGACGAGGTCGGCGAACTCGTGGTCACCCACCCGATGCCGTCCATGCCGATCCACTTCTGGAACGACCCCGACGGCAGCCGCTACCACGACAGTTACTTCGACACCTACCCCGGCGTGTGGCGGCACGGCGACTGGATCACCCTCACCTCGCGCGGTTCCGTCGTCATCCACGGCCGCTCCGACTCCACGCTCAACCGCCAGGGCGTCCGCATGGGATCGGCGGACATCTACGAGGCCGTCGAACGTCTTCCTCAGATCAAGGAATCCCTCGTCATCGGCGTCGAACAGCCCGACGGCGGCTACTGGATGCCCCTGTTCGTGCACCTGACACCGGGCACCGTGCTCGACGAGGACCTGAAGGGACTCATCCGGCGGACCATCCGTGAGCAACTGTCGCCACGCCACGTCCCGGACGAGATCATCGAGGTCCCCGGGGTGCCGCACACCCTGACCGGCAAGCGCATCGAGGTCCCGGTCAAACGCCTCCTCCAGGGCACGCCGCTGGAGAAGGCGGTCAACCCGGGGTCCGTCGACGACCTGGCCCTGCTCACGTTCTACGAGGACCTGGCCCGCCGACGCACCTGA
- a CDS encoding PTS sugar transporter subunit IIA, whose translation MTTVTSPLAGRAIGLESVPDPVFSGAMVGPGTAIDPVREPSAAVSPVDGVIVSLHPHAFVVVDESGHGVLTHLGIDTVQLNGEGFELLVNKGDTVTRGQSIVRWDPAAVEAAGKSPVCPVVALEATADALSELRDDGEVKAGDSLFFWK comes from the coding sequence ATGACCACCGTGACGTCCCCGCTCGCAGGACGGGCCATCGGACTGGAGTCCGTGCCCGATCCCGTCTTCTCCGGGGCCATGGTCGGCCCAGGTACAGCGATCGACCCTGTACGGGAGCCCTCCGCAGCCGTCTCCCCCGTGGACGGTGTCATCGTCTCTCTCCACCCGCATGCGTTCGTCGTCGTCGACGAGAGTGGACACGGTGTGCTGACGCATCTCGGCATCGACACCGTGCAGCTCAACGGCGAGGGCTTCGAGCTGCTCGTCAACAAGGGCGACACCGTGACCCGTGGTCAGAGCATCGTGCGCTGGGACCCTGCCGCCGTCGAGGCCGCCGGCAAGTCCCCGGTGTGCCCGGTCGTGGCCCTGGAAGCCACCGCGGACGCTCTCTCCGAGCTGCGTGACGACGGCGAAGTGAAGGCCGGCGACAGTCTCTTCTTCTGGAAGTGA
- the ptsP gene encoding phosphoenolpyruvate--protein phosphotransferase has protein sequence METTLRGVGVSHGVAIGEVRHMGTAVLEPPARQIQAEEAEREQGRARKAVEAVAADLMARGNLAGGEAQAVLEAQAMMAQDPELMTDVERRISAGSTAERAVYDAFAAYRELLAAAGEYLAGRVADLDDVRNRIVARLLGVPMPGVPDSDEPYVLVARDLAPADTALLDPTLVLGFVTEEGGPTSHSAILARALGVPAVVALPGAGELAEGTMIAVDGSTGEIFVNPSKEKKGQLEAAAAARRASLSASTGPGATADGHTVPLLANIGGPADVAAAVEAGAEGVGLFRTEFLFLDDSKNAPSEEKQVEAYRQVLEAFPEGRVVVRVLDAGADKPLDFLTPADEPNPALGVRGLRSLLDHPEVLRTQLSALAKAAEGLSVQLEVMAPMVADRTDAKAFADACREAGLRAKFGAMVEIPSAALRARSILQEVEFLSLGTNDLAQYTFAADRQVGAVSRLQDPWQPALLDLVALSAEAAKAEGKSCGVCGEAASDPLLASVLTGLGVTSLSMGAASIPYVRAALAKFTLAQCERAAAAARATDSAEEARRAAQAVLSGE, from the coding sequence ATGGAGACAACGCTGCGAGGCGTCGGCGTGAGCCACGGTGTGGCGATCGGCGAGGTTCGGCACATGGGAACGGCCGTGCTCGAACCGCCGGCCAGGCAGATCCAGGCGGAAGAGGCGGAGCGTGAACAGGGACGCGCCCGCAAGGCCGTGGAGGCTGTGGCGGCCGACCTGATGGCGCGCGGCAATCTGGCGGGCGGTGAGGCCCAAGCGGTCCTCGAGGCTCAGGCCATGATGGCCCAGGACCCCGAGCTGATGACGGACGTGGAGCGCCGTATCTCTGCGGGCAGCACTGCCGAGCGTGCGGTGTACGACGCGTTCGCCGCGTACCGCGAGCTGCTGGCCGCCGCCGGTGAGTATCTGGCGGGCCGTGTGGCCGATCTCGACGACGTTCGGAACCGGATCGTCGCGCGGCTGCTCGGCGTACCGATGCCGGGTGTCCCGGACAGTGACGAGCCGTACGTCCTGGTGGCTCGGGATCTGGCGCCGGCGGACACGGCGCTGCTGGACCCCACCCTGGTGCTCGGCTTTGTGACTGAGGAAGGTGGGCCCACCAGCCACAGCGCGATCCTGGCGCGGGCGCTCGGTGTGCCGGCCGTGGTGGCCCTGCCGGGTGCGGGTGAGCTCGCCGAGGGGACGATGATCGCGGTGGACGGCAGCACCGGTGAGATCTTCGTGAACCCGAGCAAGGAGAAGAAGGGGCAGCTCGAGGCTGCGGCGGCAGCGCGCAGGGCGTCGCTGAGCGCGTCGACCGGGCCCGGTGCGACCGCCGACGGTCACACGGTGCCGCTGCTGGCGAACATCGGCGGTCCGGCGGATGTGGCGGCCGCGGTCGAGGCGGGCGCGGAGGGCGTCGGCCTCTTCCGCACCGAGTTCCTCTTCCTGGACGACAGCAAGAACGCCCCCTCCGAGGAGAAGCAGGTCGAGGCCTACCGTCAGGTGCTCGAGGCCTTCCCCGAGGGCCGTGTGGTGGTGCGCGTGCTGGACGCGGGCGCGGACAAGCCGCTGGACTTCCTCACCCCGGCCGATGAGCCGAACCCGGCGCTGGGTGTGCGTGGTCTGCGGTCGCTGCTCGACCACCCGGAGGTACTGCGTACCCAGCTGTCGGCGCTGGCCAAGGCCGCGGAGGGGTTGTCCGTCCAGCTCGAGGTGATGGCCCCGATGGTGGCGGACCGTACCGACGCCAAGGCTTTCGCCGACGCGTGCCGTGAGGCGGGCCTGCGTGCGAAGTTCGGTGCGATGGTCGAGATTCCGTCGGCCGCGTTGCGTGCGCGCTCGATCCTGCAGGAGGTCGAGTTCCTTTCCCTGGGGACGAATGACCTCGCGCAGTACACGTTCGCCGCGGACCGTCAGGTGGGCGCGGTGTCCCGGCTGCAGGATCCGTGGCAGCCCGCGCTGCTCGACCTGGTGGCGCTGTCCGCCGAGGCGGCGAAGGCCGAGGGCAAGAGCTGCGGTGTCTGCGGTGAGGCCGCTTCCGACCCGCTGCTCGCTTCGGTGCTGACCGGTCTGGGTGTCACCTCCCTCTCCATGGGCGCGGCGTCCATCCCTTATGTACGGGCGGCGCTGGCGAAGTTCACGCTGGCTCAGTGCGAGCGGGCCGCGGCGGCGGCTCGCGCGACCGACAGCGCCGAAGAGGCCCGCAGGGCCGCTCAGGCAGTGCTGTCGGGCGAGTAG
- a CDS encoding NUDIX domain-containing protein encodes MPRNRTPGPDLAPVPDSHCSSCGTSFGAGVSGWPRRCPACGAVAYRNPLPVAVALQPVYDAKGTALVVITRSIAPARGGTALPGGYIDDREDWRQAVVRELREETGIDATSREVRLADAMSAPDGHLLLFGLLPERPAEGLPAFAATDETEGRHLLRRAEELAFPLHTRAARAWFEGRYI; translated from the coding sequence GTGCCCAGAAACCGAACCCCCGGCCCGGACCTCGCCCCCGTGCCGGACTCCCACTGTTCGAGCTGCGGCACGTCCTTCGGCGCGGGCGTCTCCGGCTGGCCCCGGCGCTGCCCGGCATGCGGTGCCGTCGCCTATCGCAACCCGCTGCCGGTCGCGGTCGCCCTCCAGCCCGTGTACGACGCGAAGGGCACCGCCCTGGTCGTCATCACCCGCTCCATCGCCCCCGCGCGCGGAGGCACGGCCCTGCCCGGCGGGTACATCGACGACCGGGAGGACTGGCGCCAGGCCGTCGTACGCGAACTCCGTGAGGAGACCGGCATCGACGCGACGAGCCGGGAGGTGCGGCTCGCGGACGCCATGAGTGCGCCCGACGGACACCTCCTGCTGTTCGGTCTTCTCCCGGAACGTCCCGCGGAAGGCCTGCCGGCCTTCGCCGCCACGGACGAGACGGAAGGCCGGCACCTGCTGCGCCGCGCGGAGGAGCTCGCCTTCCCGCTGCACACGCGGGCCGCGCGGGCCTGGTTCGAGGGCCGGTACATCTGA
- a CDS encoding glycoside hydrolase family 31 protein, which yields MDGRGLVRSVRSVGSVGAARGLRTVRAAWRRRRADAAGLPPRGTERARTPGQVREVEPGPGGGVVRFSRSELRILVAVNGAVFCGWDGAAPEPSYALAGRCPDPDPRAVLEPDTDGGWRVVAERVTVAVSRLGSVEVLTPGGVVLRRDLPPRWWEPTGGGTARWMQRSEVRADARFFGLGGRAFGPGLRDGTYRLWNTGPGRAVGPGDDPRPITMPVQLVVADAGTHLAFHDSSWDGTVTLREGAEGAGSGHDRTGTSTLRMDGGPLRCWVMVGTPARVLLAWGSLTGAPALPPAWALGHHHARWGRGGEQEVRRTVARYREHGLPLDAVHLGVDHHDAHRVFTVDRERFPRLPALADELRRDGIRLVSAIGPAVAAEGGDAVHDSGAAQEAFVRGASGEVVQGVSWSGDVVFPDFTHARVRRWWGGLYTERLEQGFAGFWHDLNEPTSFTAFGEPTLPRSARHALDGRGGDHREAHNVYALCMARAAYEGLRTLVPQERPFVFSRSGWAGMQRYGGTWSGEVATGWPGLRASLALVMGLGLCGVPYAGPDVGGVDGDASAELYLRWLQLGAHLPLFRTHAGAGNREPWEFGAEVVRHARAALVGRRRLQPYFVTLAHLARHTGAPCVRPLWWSAPEERALRDCGDTFLLGDCLLVAPVLVPGVERRTVRLPGGRWYESATGRAYDGPAQVLVDAPLDRIPVFARAGAVIPVRGQDGGLELEVWAPVRGRTGGGTVVADVGDGWEEPEIERYGVRWAGARIVVEREGKGGARESPYPVRVRGLGPR from the coding sequence ATGGACGGTCGTGGCCTGGTGCGTTCGGTGAGATCGGTCGGTTCGGTGGGCGCGGCACGGGGGTTGCGTACCGTACGGGCGGCGTGGCGCAGGCGACGGGCCGACGCCGCCGGGCTGCCGCCCCGGGGGACGGAGCGCGCACGGACGCCCGGACAGGTGCGGGAGGTGGAGCCCGGGCCCGGGGGCGGTGTCGTCCGGTTCAGCCGCTCCGAGCTGCGGATCCTCGTCGCCGTGAACGGCGCCGTCTTCTGCGGCTGGGACGGGGCAGCTCCCGAGCCGTCGTACGCGCTGGCCGGCCGCTGTCCCGATCCGGATCCGCGGGCGGTGCTGGAGCCTGACACGGACGGCGGCTGGCGTGTGGTCGCCGAGCGGGTGACGGTCGCCGTCTCACGGCTCGGCTCGGTGGAGGTGCTCACCCCGGGAGGCGTGGTGCTGCGGCGTGATCTGCCGCCGCGCTGGTGGGAGCCGACAGGAGGGGGCACCGCGCGCTGGATGCAGCGGTCGGAGGTGCGGGCGGACGCCCGGTTCTTCGGGCTCGGGGGGCGCGCTTTCGGGCCGGGGCTGCGGGACGGCACCTACCGGTTGTGGAACACGGGCCCCGGTCGCGCTGTCGGGCCCGGTGACGATCCGCGCCCCATCACGATGCCGGTGCAGCTGGTGGTGGCCGACGCGGGCACGCATCTCGCGTTCCACGACAGTTCGTGGGACGGCACGGTGACCCTGCGGGAGGGCGCGGAGGGCGCCGGCTCCGGGCACGACCGGACCGGGACGAGCACGCTGCGGATGGACGGGGGCCCGCTGCGCTGCTGGGTGATGGTGGGCACCCCCGCACGGGTGCTGCTCGCCTGGGGTTCGCTGACCGGTGCGCCCGCGCTGCCGCCCGCGTGGGCGCTCGGCCACCATCACGCGCGGTGGGGCCGGGGCGGCGAGCAGGAGGTGCGGCGGACCGTCGCCCGCTACCGGGAGCACGGGTTGCCGCTCGACGCCGTCCATCTGGGCGTCGACCACCACGACGCGCACCGGGTGTTCACCGTCGACCGGGAGCGGTTCCCGAGGCTGCCGGCGCTCGCCGACGAGCTGCGGCGGGACGGGATCCGGCTGGTGTCGGCCATCGGCCCGGCGGTCGCCGCCGAGGGCGGCGACGCCGTGCACGACTCGGGTGCGGCGCAGGAGGCGTTCGTGCGGGGCGCCTCGGGAGAGGTCGTTCAGGGCGTCTCCTGGTCCGGAGACGTGGTGTTCCCGGACTTCACCCACGCGCGCGTGCGCCGGTGGTGGGGCGGTCTGTACACGGAGCGGCTGGAGCAGGGTTTCGCGGGTTTCTGGCACGACCTGAACGAGCCGACGTCGTTCACCGCGTTCGGGGAGCCGACGCTTCCCCGTTCGGCACGGCACGCCCTGGACGGGCGGGGCGGCGATCATCGTGAGGCGCACAACGTGTACGCGCTGTGCATGGCCAGGGCGGCCTACGAGGGGCTGCGGACGCTGGTGCCGCAGGAGCGGCCGTTCGTGTTCTCGCGTTCGGGGTGGGCCGGGATGCAGCGCTACGGAGGGACGTGGTCGGGGGAGGTGGCCACAGGCTGGCCCGGGCTGCGGGCCTCCCTCGCCCTGGTGATGGGGCTCGGGTTGTGCGGTGTCCCGTATGCGGGGCCGGACGTCGGCGGGGTCGACGGGGACGCGTCCGCAGAGCTGTATCTGCGGTGGCTCCAGCTGGGTGCCCATCTGCCGCTGTTCCGCACGCACGCGGGGGCGGGGAACAGGGAGCCGTGGGAGTTCGGTGCCGAGGTGGTGCGGCACGCGCGCGCGGCCCTCGTCGGGCGTCGCCGGCTGCAACCGTACTTCGTGACGCTGGCCCATCTGGCCCGGCACACCGGGGCTCCCTGTGTGCGGCCGCTGTGGTGGTCGGCGCCGGAGGAGCGCGCGTTGCGCGACTGCGGGGACACCTTCCTGCTCGGTGACTGTCTGCTGGTGGCACCGGTGCTGGTGCCGGGGGTGGAACGGCGTACGGTGCGGCTGCCCGGCGGGCGTTGGTACGAGTCGGCTACGGGACGGGCGTACGACGGGCCCGCCCAGGTGCTGGTCGACGCGCCCCTGGACCGCATTCCGGTGTTCGCCCGTGCGGGCGCCGTGATTCCCGTGCGCGGGCAGGACGGGGGGCTGGAGCTGGAGGTGTGGGCGCCCGTGCGGGGGCGGACCGGGGGCGGGACGGTCGTCGCGGATGTCGGCGACGGCTGGGAGGAGCCGGAGATCGAGCGGTACGGCGTCCGCTGGGCGGGAGCCCGGATCGTCGTCGAGCGGGAGGGGAAGGGCGGCGCCCGCGAGTCGCCCTACCCGGTGCGGGTGCGCGGGCTCGGGCCGCGCTGA
- a CDS encoding CDP-alcohol phosphatidyltransferase family protein, with product MEVQETRVQTDRVLTIPNILSMARLLGVPLFLWLILRPEFGGPKSDGWALLVLALSGVSDYLDGKLARRWNQISSLGRLLDPAADRLYILSTLLGLTWREILPLWLTVVLLARELVLLVMVGVLRRHGYPPPQVNFLGKAATFNLMYAFPLLLLSDGSGWISSLAAVFGWAFAGWGTTLYWWAGVLYVVQVRRLVRADAMAG from the coding sequence GTGGAGGTCCAGGAGACTCGCGTCCAGACGGACCGTGTCCTCACCATCCCGAACATCCTCAGCATGGCGCGGCTTCTCGGCGTCCCTCTCTTCCTGTGGTTGATCCTCAGGCCTGAGTTCGGCGGCCCGAAGAGCGACGGCTGGGCGCTTCTGGTGCTCGCGCTGAGCGGTGTCAGTGACTACCTGGACGGCAAACTCGCGCGACGGTGGAATCAGATCAGCAGCCTCGGCCGGCTTCTTGATCCTGCGGCCGACCGACTCTACATCCTGTCGACTCTGCTCGGACTCACCTGGCGCGAGATTCTTCCGCTCTGGTTGACGGTCGTACTACTGGCACGTGAGCTGGTTCTGCTGGTGATGGTGGGTGTCCTCCGGCGGCACGGCTATCCGCCGCCGCAGGTGAACTTCCTCGGGAAGGCGGCCACCTTCAACCTGATGTATGCCTTCCCCTTGCTTCTGCTCAGCGACGGCAGCGGCTGGATCTCGTCACTTGCCGCTGTTTTCGGATGGGCGTTCGCCGGATGGGGTACAACGCTGTACTGGTGGGCAGGAGTCCTCTATGTGGTTCAAGTCCGCCGCCTGGTGCGTGCGGACGCCATGGCCGGCTGA
- a CDS encoding mannose-1-phosphate guanyltransferase, whose amino-acid sequence MKAVVMAGGEGTRLRPMTSSMPKPLLPVANQPIMEHVLRLLKKHGLNETVVTVQFLASLVKNYFGDGEELGMELTYANEEKPLGTAGSVKNAEEALKDDTFLVISGDALTDFDLTELINFHKEKGALVTVCLTRVPNPLEFGITIVDEQGKVERFLEKPTWGQVFSDTVNTGIYVMEPEVFDYVEPDVPVDWSGDVFPQLMKEGKPVYGFIAEGYWEDVGTHESYVKAQADVLEGKVDVDIDGFEISPGVWVAEGAEVHPDAVLRGPLYIGDYAKVEAGAEIREHTIVGSNVVVKSGAFLHKTVVHDNVYVGPHSNLRGCVLGRNTDVMRAARIEDGAVIGDECLIGEESIVQGNVRVYPFKTIEAGAFVNTSVIWESRGQAHLFGARGVSGILNVEITPELAVRLAGAYATTLKKGSTVTTARDHSRGARALKRAVISALQASAIDVRDLENVPLPVARQQTARGSAGGIMIRTTLGVPDSVDIMFFDGQGADLSQGSQRKLDRVFARQEYRRAFPGEIGDLHFPASVFDSYTGSLLRNVDTTGIAESGLKVVVDASNGSAGLVLPSLLGKLGVDSLTINPGLNESRPTETADMRRSGLVRLGEMVASSGAAFGVRFDPVGERLSLVDEKGRIVEDDRALLVLLDLIAAERRSGRVALPVTTTRIAEQVAAYHGTQVEWTTTSPDDLTRVGGEEGTIFGGDGKGGFIVPEFSRVYDGTAAFVRLIGLVARTQLTLSQIDARIPRAHVIKRDLATPWAVKGLVMRRVVEEAGERFVDTTDGVRVVEPDGRWVMVLPDPAEAVTHLWAEGPDDASAQALLDEWAAVVDSAGR is encoded by the coding sequence ATGAAGGCCGTCGTGATGGCCGGGGGTGAAGGCACACGCCTTCGCCCCATGACCTCAAGCATGCCCAAGCCGCTCCTGCCGGTGGCCAACCAGCCGATCATGGAGCACGTTCTGCGGTTGCTCAAAAAGCATGGGCTCAACGAAACCGTTGTGACCGTCCAGTTCCTGGCATCGCTGGTCAAGAACTACTTCGGTGACGGCGAAGAGCTCGGAATGGAGCTCACCTATGCCAATGAGGAGAAGCCACTCGGTACCGCGGGAAGCGTCAAGAACGCCGAAGAGGCATTGAAGGACGACACCTTCCTTGTCATCTCCGGTGATGCTCTGACGGATTTCGACCTCACTGAGCTGATCAATTTCCACAAGGAAAAGGGCGCGCTGGTCACGGTCTGCCTGACCCGGGTGCCCAATCCGCTGGAATTCGGTATCACCATCGTGGACGAGCAGGGCAAGGTCGAGCGTTTCCTGGAGAAGCCGACCTGGGGGCAGGTCTTCTCCGACACGGTGAACACCGGGATCTACGTCATGGAGCCCGAGGTCTTCGACTATGTCGAGCCGGATGTGCCCGTCGACTGGTCCGGTGACGTCTTCCCGCAGCTGATGAAGGAAGGCAAACCCGTCTACGGCTTTATCGCCGAAGGCTACTGGGAAGATGTCGGCACCCATGAGAGCTACGTGAAGGCACAGGCCGACGTCCTGGAGGGCAAGGTCGACGTCGATATCGACGGTTTCGAGATCTCGCCGGGTGTATGGGTGGCCGAGGGTGCCGAGGTGCATCCCGATGCCGTCTTGCGCGGTCCGCTCTACATCGGTGACTACGCCAAGGTCGAGGCCGGCGCCGAGATCCGTGAGCACACGATCGTGGGATCCAACGTCGTCGTGAAGAGCGGGGCCTTCCTGCACAAGACCGTCGTCCACGACAACGTGTACGTCGGCCCGCACAGCAACCTGCGGGGCTGTGTCCTGGGCAGGAACACCGACGTCATGCGCGCGGCGCGGATCGAGGACGGCGCCGTCATCGGCGACGAATGCCTGATCGGCGAGGAATCGATCGTCCAAGGGAATGTGCGGGTCTACCCGTTCAAGACGATCGAGGCGGGCGCCTTCGTCAACACCTCGGTCATCTGGGAGTCCAGAGGGCAGGCACATCTCTTCGGAGCCCGTGGGGTCTCCGGAATCCTGAACGTCGAGATCACTCCGGAACTCGCCGTGCGGCTGGCCGGTGCCTACGCGACGACGCTGAAGAAGGGGTCGACGGTCACCACGGCCCGGGACCACTCCCGTGGTGCCCGTGCCCTGAAGCGTGCGGTCATCTCCGCGTTGCAGGCCAGTGCCATCGACGTACGGGACCTGGAGAACGTACCGTTGCCCGTGGCCCGGCAGCAGACCGCGCGGGGCAGCGCGGGCGGCATCATGATCCGCACCACACTCGGCGTGCCCGACTCGGTCGACATCATGTTCTTCGACGGACAGGGCGCCGACCTCTCGCAAGGCAGCCAGCGCAAACTGGACCGGGTGTTCGCGCGACAGGAGTACCGGCGTGCGTTCCCGGGAGAGATCGGTGATCTGCACTTCCCGGCGAGTGTCTTCGATTCGTACACCGGGTCACTGCTGCGGAACGTCGACACCACGGGAATCGCGGAGTCCGGGCTGAAGGTCGTCGTGGACGCGTCGAACGGCAGCGCGGGGCTCGTCCTGCCGAGTCTGCTCGGCAAACTCGGTGTCGACTCGCTGACCATCAACCCCGGCCTGAACGAGTCCAGGCCGACCGAGACGGCCGATATGCGACGCTCGGGGCTGGTGCGGCTCGGTGAGATGGTGGCGTCCTCCGGTGCCGCGTTCGGTGTGCGGTTCGACCCCGTCGGCGAGCGGCTGTCCCTGGTCGACGAGAAGGGGAGGATCGTCGAGGACGACCGGGCGCTGCTCGTCCTGCTCGACCTCATCGCGGCCGAGCGGCGCAGCGGCAGGGTCGCGCTCCCCGTGACCACCACCAGGATCGCCGAACAGGTGGCGGCCTACCACGGCACGCAGGTGGAGTGGACGACCACCTCGCCCGACGACCTGACGCGCGTGGGCGGGGAAGAGGGGACGATCTTCGGCGGTGACGGCAAGGGCGGTTTCATCGTCCCGGAGTTCAGCCGGGTCTACGACGGCACTGCGGCCTTCGTCCGGCTCATCGGTCTGGTGGCGAGGACGCAGCTCACGCTCAGCCAGATCGACGCGCGGATCCCGCGCGCGCACGTGATCAAGCGCGATCTGGCGACTCCGTGGGCCGTCAAGGGACTGGTGATGCGGCGGGTCGTCGAGGAGGCCGGTGAACGCTTCGTGGACACCACGGACGGTGTACGCGTGGTGGAGCCCGACGGCCGCTGGGTGATGGTGCTGCCCGACCCGGCGGAGGCGGTCACCCACCTGTGGGCGGAGGGACCCGACGACGCCTCCGCCCAGGCCCTGCTCGACGAGTGGGCGGCCGTCGTGGACAGCGCGGGACGATAG